A window from Gemmatimonadaceae bacterium encodes these proteins:
- a CDS encoding SRPBCC domain-containing protein produces MDAETGHEPAPTRNPTTVERTSERELVVTRTFNAPARIVYEAWTRAELFKQWWAPKSMGMSLRSCTLDVRVGGTYRLEFAPDGMAFFGTYLEVIPHARLVWTNEEGGEGGPVTTVTFEEQGGRTLLVMHELHASKEALDAAGSGAAEVTVETFAQLDALLGSLSAVVGGS; encoded by the coding sequence CACCACGGTGGAGCGGACCTCCGAGCGTGAGCTGGTCGTAACACGAACCTTCAACGCCCCGGCGCGCATCGTGTACGAAGCGTGGACCAGGGCGGAGCTGTTCAAACAGTGGTGGGCGCCGAAGTCGATGGGCATGTCCCTCCGTTCCTGCACGCTGGATGTGCGGGTGGGGGGCACGTATCGCCTCGAGTTCGCACCCGACGGAATGGCGTTCTTCGGCACGTACCTCGAAGTGATACCGCACGCGCGCCTCGTGTGGACCAATGAGGAAGGCGGTGAGGGCGGGCCGGTCACCACGGTGACGTTCGAGGAACAGGGCGGCAGGACGCTGCTCGTCATGCACGAGCTGCATGCCTCGAAGGAAGCGCTCGACGCTGCCGGCAGCGGGGCCGCGGAGGTGACGGTCGAGACGTTTGCGCAGTTGGATGCGCTGCTCGGCTCCCTGAGCGCGGTCGTTGGAGGGTCGTGA